Proteins encoded together in one Pseudobacteroides sp. window:
- a CDS encoding DUF512 domain-containing protein has product MRKEIPIVINNVLPGSIAEEAGIEKGDILLAINGESIEDIFDYRFLISDEELTIEIKKEDGEIWEIDIEKFEDDDLGIEFIDELIDEAKSCSNKCIFCFIDQMPQGMRESLYFKDDDMRLSFLSGNYVTLTNMDDSHIDRIIKYRMSPINISVHTTNPDLRVFMLKNRFAANVMGKIRRLAVSGITLNCQIVLCRGINDGEELHKSLMDLTKLYPAVNSISVVPVGITKHREGLCKLEAYDEASSMEVINQVEKLQKSFLEKHGSRIVYLADEFYIMASKEIPGYEDYEDFPQIENGVGLIARLIDEFEDYIKNASFSVQKKRKVSIVTGVSAYNYISLIAKKLEEKYGITVYVYKIINDFFGENVTVTGLLTGRDIVAQVSGKELGDEILICKCMLKADTDILLDDYTVGMLQDALGVKVTPVENSGKSFINGVLGI; this is encoded by the coding sequence TTGAGAAAAGAAATACCTATAGTGATAAATAATGTATTGCCCGGCAGCATCGCGGAGGAGGCAGGAATAGAAAAGGGTGATATACTTTTAGCCATAAATGGAGAAAGCATAGAGGATATTTTTGACTATAGATTTCTTATATCCGATGAGGAACTCACCATCGAAATAAAGAAGGAAGACGGGGAGATATGGGAAATCGACATTGAAAAGTTTGAAGATGATGACTTGGGAATAGAATTCATCGACGAGCTTATAGATGAGGCAAAAAGCTGCTCCAATAAATGCATATTCTGTTTTATAGATCAGATGCCTCAAGGCATGAGGGAGTCTCTGTATTTTAAGGATGACGACATGCGGCTGTCATTTTTATCGGGTAATTATGTAACTCTTACCAATATGGATGACAGTCACATTGACAGGATAATAAAATACAGGATGTCTCCTATAAACATATCTGTACATACTACAAACCCTGATCTCAGAGTTTTTATGCTTAAAAACAGGTTTGCAGCAAATGTTATGGGCAAAATAAGAAGGCTTGCTGTAAGCGGTATTACACTCAATTGCCAGATTGTGCTGTGCAGGGGTATTAATGACGGTGAAGAGCTTCATAAGTCCCTTATGGATCTTACAAAGCTATATCCTGCGGTGAACAGCATATCTGTTGTTCCTGTAGGTATAACGAAGCACAGAGAGGGCCTGTGCAAGCTAGAAGCATATGATGAGGCTTCTTCCATGGAGGTCATAAACCAGGTTGAAAAGCTACAGAAGAGCTTTCTGGAAAAGCATGGATCGAGAATTGTATACTTGGCAGATGAGTTCTATATAATGGCCAGTAAAGAAATACCTGGCTACGAGGATTATGAAGATTTCCCTCAGATAGAAAATGGTGTGGGCTTAATTGCAAGACTCATTGATGAATTTGAGGATTATATAAAAAATGCAAGTTTTAGTGTGCAAAAAAAGAGAAAAGTGAGTATTGTAACAGGCGTTTCTGCTTATAATTATATTAGTCTGATTGCAAAAAAATTGGAAGAAAAATACGGTATTACCGTTTATGTGTATAAAATAATTAATGACTTTTTTGGTGAAAATGTAACTGTAACAGGACTTCTTACAGGAAGAGATATTGTAGCACAGGTTAGCGGCAAGGAACTTGGTGATGAGATTCTAATTTGCAAGTGTATGCTGAAGGCTGACACAGACATTCTTCTTGATGATTATACCGTTGGCATGCTTCAGGATGCTCTCGGTGTGAAGGTTACTCCTGTAGAAAACAGCGGGAAAAGTTTTATAAATGGCGTTTTAGGAATTTAA
- a CDS encoding ABC transporter ATP-binding protein: protein MKLIEVRDLYKAYGSLKAVDGVSFNVNAGEVFGLLGPNGAGKSTLISMVTTLARQDKGEIYIEGNDINKKSKEAKRSIGLVPQEIALYPTLTARENLMFWGRMYGLGGKSLGERVNEALEIAGLTDRQKDRIDSYSGGMKRRINIAAALLHKPKVLVMDEPTVGIDPQSRNHILETVLKLNKEGMTIIYTSHYMEEVEFLCTRIAIMDHGKIIASGSKEELRKLAGEFDIINIDVSNASDDLEGMLKSIEGVSKVSMEQNTLKVYAKDSGTLLAKVISALDSKKSKIHNIGIEETNLETVFLHLTGRALRD from the coding sequence ATGAAGCTTATAGAGGTAAGGGACCTGTACAAGGCATATGGAAGTCTTAAAGCGGTGGATGGAGTAAGCTTTAATGTTAATGCAGGAGAGGTTTTTGGACTTCTAGGACCAAACGGTGCCGGAAAATCCACACTTATATCTATGGTAACAACCCTGGCACGTCAGGATAAGGGTGAAATTTATATTGAAGGCAATGACATTAATAAAAAGTCCAAGGAAGCAAAACGCTCTATCGGTCTTGTGCCTCAGGAGATTGCACTTTATCCCACGCTTACTGCACGGGAAAATCTCATGTTCTGGGGAAGAATGTACGGTCTTGGAGGTAAAAGTCTTGGAGAAAGGGTCAATGAGGCTTTGGAGATTGCAGGACTGACAGACAGGCAAAAGGACAGGATAGATTCGTATTCGGGGGGCATGAAAAGAAGAATTAATATTGCTGCGGCTCTGCTGCATAAACCAAAGGTTCTAGTAATGGATGAACCTACGGTAGGTATTGATCCCCAATCAAGAAACCATATTTTAGAGACCGTCCTTAAGCTGAATAAAGAGGGTATGACCATTATTTATACAAGTCATTATATGGAAGAGGTGGAGTTTCTTTGTACCAGAATTGCTATTATGGACCATGGGAAAATAATCGCATCAGGATCTAAGGAGGAATTAAGAAAATTGGCAGGTGAATTTGACATCATTAACATTGATGTTTCAAATGCATCTGATGACTTGGAAGGAATGCTTAAGTCCATAGAAGGAGTTTCGAAGGTATCTATGGAGCAGAACACTTTGAAGGTATATGCAAAGGATTCTGGTACACTGCTTGCAAAAGTGATATCTGCACTGGATTCAAAAAAGAGTAAGATACATAATATCGGTATTGAGGAAACCAACCTTGAAACTGTGTTTCTGCATTTGACGGGAAGGGCATTAAGAGATTAA
- the der gene encoding ribosome biogenesis GTPase Der, giving the protein MAKPVVAVVGRPNVGKSTFFNYVAGKRISIVEDTPGVTRDRIYTDVEWRSKIFTLIDTGGIEPYTEDKIMQQMKRQAELAIDTADVIIFMVDAKDGMTASDKEVGSMLRKANKPIILAVNKVDRVGEPPPEVYEFYNLGLGDMVTISSVHGLGMGDLLDAVFEHFPEDTGEEYGEDVIKVAVIGKPNAGKSSLINKILGEDRVIVSDIPGTTRDAIDTYFEKDDQKYVFIDTAGIRRKSKINENIEKYSIIRSWTAVERADVCVIIIDAQDGVTEQDTKIAGYAHDNGKASIIVINKWDLLEKTTGTLEEYRKSVMEKLGFMTYAPVLFISAKTGQRVQKLFELVNFVANQAALRISTGMLNDLVNEAIAMVQPPSDKGKRLKIYYMTQAGVKPPSFVIFINDKQLMHYSYERYLENQLRKSFGFEGTPIRFMLREKSKET; this is encoded by the coding sequence TTGGCAAAACCAGTTGTTGCTGTTGTTGGCAGGCCAAACGTCGGTAAATCTACATTTTTTAACTATGTAGCAGGTAAAAGAATTTCGATAGTTGAAGATACACCGGGTGTTACCAGGGATAGAATTTATACCGATGTAGAGTGGAGAAGTAAGATATTTACCCTAATTGACACAGGCGGAATAGAGCCATACACAGAAGATAAGATTATGCAGCAGATGAAAAGGCAGGCAGAATTGGCAATCGATACTGCAGATGTTATAATATTCATGGTAGATGCCAAGGATGGTATGACAGCCTCTGATAAAGAGGTAGGAAGCATGCTGAGAAAGGCAAACAAGCCTATTATTCTTGCCGTAAACAAGGTTGACAGGGTTGGGGAACCGCCGCCGGAGGTATATGAGTTTTATAATCTCGGCTTAGGGGACATGGTTACAATCTCTTCCGTTCATGGTCTGGGTATGGGTGACCTTCTGGATGCGGTTTTTGAGCATTTTCCTGAAGATACAGGAGAAGAATATGGCGAAGACGTTATAAAGGTTGCTGTTATAGGTAAGCCGAATGCGGGTAAATCTTCCCTGATAAACAAAATACTTGGTGAGGACAGGGTTATTGTAAGTGATATACCGGGTACCACCAGGGATGCAATTGATACATATTTTGAAAAGGATGATCAGAAATATGTATTTATTGATACAGCAGGTATCAGAAGAAAAAGCAAGATTAATGAAAATATAGAAAAGTACAGCATTATCCGTTCATGGACAGCGGTTGAGAGGGCGGATGTTTGTGTTATAATAATAGATGCCCAGGATGGCGTAACCGAACAGGATACAAAGATTGCAGGTTATGCACATGACAATGGAAAGGCTTCCATAATTGTTATAAACAAGTGGGATTTGCTTGAGAAAACCACAGGTACCCTTGAAGAGTATAGAAAATCGGTTATGGAAAAGCTTGGATTTATGACTTATGCACCTGTATTGTTTATATCAGCAAAAACAGGACAAAGGGTCCAGAAGCTTTTTGAACTTGTAAATTTCGTTGCAAATCAGGCTGCCTTAAGGATTTCTACAGGAATGCTTAATGATCTTGTGAACGAGGCTATTGCTATGGTTCAGCCTCCATCGGACAAGGGCAAGAGGCTTAAAATTTATTATATGACTCAGGCTGGTGTTAAACCGCCTTCGTTTGTAATATTTATTAATGACAAGCAGCTCATGCATTATTCATACGAAAGGTACCTTGAGAATCAGCTAAGAAAAAGCTTTGGTTTTGAAGGTACTCCAATAAGATTCATGCTTAGAGAAAAAAGCAAGGAAACATAG
- the pflA gene encoding pyruvate formate-lyase-activating protein has protein sequence MSVKGRIHSFESCGTVDGPGIRFVVFMQGCPFKCMFCHNPDTWDYNGGSEYTVDEVVSKIKKYLPYLKASGGGVTVTGGEPLMQIDFIIELFKELKKLNVHTAIDTNGYAGPKARNLNSLMELTDLVLMSIKHINSHAHQKLTGFSNHNTLEFAKFLDEIGKPLWIRYVVIPGFTDDFLSLFNLKQFINGLKNVENVEILPFHKQGEKKWKKLKLPYNLDKAAVPSKFAISKAKKLLKNESEEKV, from the coding sequence ATGTCTGTAAAGGGAAGGATTCATTCTTTTGAGAGCTGTGGTACTGTTGACGGCCCAGGCATCAGGTTTGTAGTATTCATGCAGGGCTGTCCTTTTAAATGCATGTTTTGCCACAATCCCGATACCTGGGATTATAATGGCGGTAGTGAATATACAGTGGATGAAGTTGTGAGTAAAATAAAAAAATATCTTCCCTATTTAAAGGCTTCAGGAGGAGGCGTAACCGTTACCGGTGGAGAGCCCCTTATGCAAATTGATTTTATTATCGAGCTTTTTAAAGAGCTAAAAAAGCTCAATGTTCATACTGCTATTGACACTAATGGATATGCCGGGCCTAAAGCTAGGAATCTAAACAGCCTGATGGAACTTACCGACCTGGTACTCATGAGCATAAAACATATAAATTCCCATGCACATCAAAAACTAACAGGCTTCTCCAATCATAATACTTTGGAGTTTGCAAAGTTTCTTGATGAAATAGGAAAGCCTTTATGGATAAGATATGTGGTTATTCCCGGATTTACTGATGACTTTTTAAGCCTGTTTAATTTGAAGCAGTTTATCAATGGGCTTAAGAATGTTGAAAATGTTGAGATTCTTCCCTTTCATAAACAGGGAGAGAAAAAGTGGAAAAAGTTAAAGCTGCCCTATAATCTTGATAAGGCAGCCGTACCTAGCAAATTTGCCATTTCTAAGGCAAAGAAATTGCTTAAGAATGAGTCGGAAGAAAAGGTGTAA
- the pflB gene encoding formate C-acetyltransferase produces the protein MVKNCWNGFIGSDWKQKIDLRGFIVENYRAYEGDDSFLTKATFKTRRLWDRCKELISEESKKGGVLDIETDIISGINSFAPGYIDEGLEIIKGLQTDKPLKRAVVPNGGIRMAKQACEKYGYKLSDKIDEVYSNYRKTHNDGVFDVYTTEMKKARKSGVITGLPDAYGRGRLIGDYRRVALYGVDRLIEEKTKELNDLVPSVFDDNAIKLREELHEQIKSLNELKVMANSYGFDISYPAKNAYEAFQWTYLAFLGAMKETNGAANSLGRMSTFFDIYIERDIEEGKLTEEEAQELVDQFIIKLRLIRHLRTPEYNELFAGDPVWITESIGGMCEDGRHMVTKTSYRFLQSLYNIGSSPEPNLTILWSQGLPANFKNFCVKVSIDTCTLQYENDDIMRPIFGDDYGISCCVSAMRIGLDMQYFGARCNLPKLLLMALNGGRDEISGEQVAPASLPYQGEYLDYEAVLNKYEELQEWLAGLYVNTMNAIHYMHDKYAYERLMMALHHTDVRRFMAFGIAGLSVTADSLSAIKYGKVKAQRDERGLITDFQVEGDFPKYGNDDDRVDEIAANIVKNFYKSLEKHKTIRGSKHTLSVLTITSNVVYGSKTGSTPDGRKKGEAFAPGANPMHGRDTNGILASLNTLAKIPYEYCLDGISYTLSIIPQALGKTGNTRLSNLAGIIDGYFALGGHHVNINIIERETLEEAMKDPTKYPQMTVRVSGYAVNFNKLSKKQQLEVVNRTFHGEI, from the coding sequence ATGGTTAAGAATTGTTGGAATGGATTTATTGGATCGGATTGGAAACAGAAGATAGATTTAAGAGGTTTTATAGTAGAAAACTACAGGGCCTATGAAGGTGATGATTCATTTTTGACAAAGGCCACTTTTAAGACAAGACGCTTATGGGACAGATGCAAAGAATTAATAAGCGAAGAGTCGAAAAAGGGTGGTGTGCTTGACATTGAAACAGACATTATTTCCGGCATAAACAGCTTTGCTCCAGGCTATATTGATGAGGGCCTTGAAATAATAAAGGGACTTCAGACAGATAAACCTTTAAAGCGTGCAGTTGTTCCAAACGGTGGTATAAGAATGGCGAAACAGGCATGTGAGAAGTACGGGTATAAATTATCCGATAAAATTGATGAGGTATATAGTAATTACAGAAAGACCCATAATGATGGAGTTTTTGATGTGTATACAACTGAAATGAAAAAAGCCAGGAAATCGGGAGTTATAACCGGACTTCCCGATGCTTACGGAAGAGGCCGCTTAATAGGTGATTATAGAAGAGTAGCACTTTATGGTGTTGACAGGCTTATTGAAGAAAAAACTAAAGAACTGAATGATCTTGTGCCGTCAGTATTTGATGACAACGCTATAAAACTCAGAGAAGAGCTCCATGAACAGATAAAGTCATTAAATGAGCTTAAGGTTATGGCTAATTCCTATGGCTTCGACATTTCATACCCGGCTAAAAATGCGTATGAGGCATTCCAATGGACTTATCTGGCGTTTTTGGGTGCAATGAAGGAAACTAACGGTGCTGCCAATTCATTAGGAAGAATGAGCACTTTTTTTGACATATATATTGAGAGGGATATAGAAGAAGGAAAATTGACAGAGGAGGAAGCACAGGAACTTGTTGATCAGTTTATAATAAAGCTAAGGCTCATCAGGCATCTTCGTACTCCTGAATACAACGAGCTCTTTGCAGGGGACCCTGTTTGGATAACAGAGTCAATAGGGGGTATGTGTGAGGATGGAAGACATATGGTAACAAAGACCTCATACAGGTTTTTACAGTCCCTTTACAACATAGGATCTTCACCTGAGCCCAACCTTACCATACTTTGGTCACAAGGGCTTCCAGCAAACTTCAAAAATTTCTGTGTGAAGGTGTCCATCGATACATGTACCCTGCAGTATGAAAATGATGATATAATGAGGCCGATTTTCGGGGATGATTACGGCATATCCTGCTGTGTGTCGGCTATGAGAATAGGTCTTGACATGCAATATTTCGGTGCAAGATGCAATCTTCCAAAGCTTCTGCTCATGGCTTTAAACGGGGGAAGAGACGAGATTTCGGGAGAGCAGGTGGCACCAGCATCATTGCCTTATCAGGGCGAATATTTGGATTATGAAGCTGTTTTAAATAAATATGAAGAACTGCAGGAATGGCTTGCAGGACTTTATGTCAATACAATGAATGCCATACACTACATGCACGATAAGTACGCATATGAAAGACTTATGATGGCTCTTCACCATACAGATGTAAGAAGGTTTATGGCCTTTGGTATAGCTGGTCTGTCGGTAACTGCAGACTCATTAAGTGCCATCAAGTATGGAAAAGTAAAAGCTCAAAGGGATGAAAGAGGCCTTATAACTGACTTTCAAGTAGAAGGCGACTTTCCTAAATACGGTAATGATGACGATAGGGTTGATGAGATAGCTGCCAATATAGTAAAAAACTTCTATAAAAGCCTCGAGAAGCATAAAACTATAAGGGGTTCAAAGCATACGCTTTCGGTGCTTACAATAACATCAAACGTGGTTTATGGCAGCAAAACAGGTTCCACTCCTGACGGAAGGAAGAAGGGAGAAGCTTTTGCACCAGGTGCAAACCCAATGCATGGCAGGGATACCAACGGCATATTGGCTTCATTAAATACTTTGGCCAAGATACCGTATGAATATTGCCTGGACGGTATATCCTATACTCTTTCAATAATACCGCAAGCCCTTGGAAAAACAGGAAACACTAGGCTGTCCAATCTGGCTGGGATAATTGACGGTTATTTTGCATTGGGCGGACATCATGTAAATATAAACATAATTGAAAGAGAGACACTGGAAGAGGCAATGAAAGATCCTACAAAGTACCCTCAAATGACTGTAAGGGTTTCAGGCTATGCTGTGAATTTCAATAAGTTATCCAAAAAGCAGCAGTTGGAAGTTGTAAACAGAACTTTTCACGGTGAGATATGA
- the rpmF gene encoding 50S ribosomal protein L32 codes for MANPKRKWSKSRTGKRRSQWKLSAPNLVKCPQCHALKIPHRVCKECGYYIVKDKAVQVIKVED; via the coding sequence ATGGCAAATCCAAAGCGTAAATGGTCGAAATCAAGAACAGGGAAAAGAAGATCACAGTGGAAACTGTCTGCACCAAATTTGGTAAAGTGTCCACAATGTCATGCATTAAAGATTCCTCACAGAGTTTGTAAAGAATGCGGCTATTATATTGTTAAAGATAAAGCAGTTCAAGTAATTAAGGTTGAGGACTAA
- a CDS encoding DUF177 domain-containing protein: protein MKIDVSSIVKINGASLDVKFDQVLDDLNNFESGFVFNEAVKFEGVLTNAGGVLKLNGDLKVSYNVKCGRCVKDIEDNLELKVREDIIEGGEATDVDAYTYMDNYILLDNILKDNIILNLPVKRVCDENCKGLCPRCGTNLNEKTCDCKDDNINPQMEVLKKFFDN, encoded by the coding sequence ATGAAAATTGATGTATCAAGTATAGTTAAAATTAATGGGGCAAGCCTTGATGTGAAGTTTGACCAAGTGTTAGACGATCTGAACAACTTTGAATCAGGATTTGTGTTCAATGAAGCTGTCAAGTTTGAAGGTGTGCTGACAAATGCCGGTGGTGTTTTAAAATTAAACGGCGATTTGAAGGTATCATACAATGTAAAATGTGGCAGATGCGTAAAGGATATTGAAGACAATCTTGAGCTAAAAGTCAGGGAAGACATCATCGAAGGCGGCGAAGCAACTGATGTGGATGCTTATACATATATGGATAACTATATATTGCTTGACAATATATTAAAGGATAATATAATTTTAAATTTGCCTGTAAAAAGGGTATGTGATGAAAATTGTAAAGGCCTGTGTCCAAGATGTGGTACAAACCTCAATGAGAAGACATGTGACTGCAAGGATGATAATATTAATCCACAGATGGAAGTACTTAAGAAATTTTTTGATAATTAA
- a CDS encoding ABC transporter permease, with translation MVFHIAIKDLKVLAKDRKALLMLLLMPALIMLILGTALSSAFGGDAAVSKFTVGVVDKDKGSESAIFIDVLKKYYTDLFEVVEDSEDEAVKKLQSNKSSAVIVIPEGYTRSILSGKNTEVEIKTKNDDQIKGQIVSGSVEGYMNNLSVSIKGYSAFLDMFKVPSGEEGDKSPEFIVTGLMQSLSGDVVKFVEATKEKTRPISAIQYYSVAMLVMFLLFSAVTGISMMIEERDNNTLGRIIGAGVSKSRLMIGKCMGLMLIGCIQMLILIIFTRFAYGVNWGGPVYGIAVVSFCAVFASSGFGMFVAAVGKTMKAANGMGTMAVQVFTILGGGMVPIYVLPSFLRTLSNVTPNWQAMDGYYKLMQGVPFSEVIPNCLVLLLMGAVFLTIGITKFRTV, from the coding sequence ATGGTTTTTCACATTGCAATAAAAGACCTTAAGGTTTTGGCCAAGGATAGAAAAGCCCTATTAATGCTTCTGCTTATGCCGGCACTAATCATGCTTATACTTGGAACTGCTTTAAGCTCAGCTTTTGGCGGTGATGCTGCAGTCAGCAAATTTACTGTGGGAGTTGTTGACAAGGATAAAGGAAGCGAATCGGCAATCTTTATCGATGTTTTGAAAAAATATTACACCGATTTATTTGAAGTGGTGGAAGATAGCGAAGATGAAGCTGTGAAAAAGCTTCAATCCAATAAATCATCAGCCGTCATAGTAATACCGGAGGGTTATACAAGAAGTATATTAAGCGGTAAAAATACAGAGGTAGAAATAAAAACAAAAAACGATGATCAGATAAAGGGGCAAATAGTTTCGGGGTCTGTAGAAGGATATATGAATAACCTCTCTGTAAGTATTAAGGGGTACAGTGCCTTTTTGGATATGTTTAAAGTGCCGTCAGGCGAGGAGGGCGACAAATCCCCCGAATTTATTGTCACAGGCCTCATGCAAAGCCTTTCAGGAGATGTTGTTAAGTTTGTGGAAGCCACAAAAGAAAAGACAAGACCCATTTCTGCCATTCAATATTATTCTGTAGCAATGCTTGTTATGTTCCTGCTATTTAGTGCGGTAACAGGAATAAGCATGATGATTGAAGAAAGGGACAATAACACGCTTGGAAGAATAATAGGAGCTGGTGTATCCAAATCCCGGCTGATGATAGGCAAGTGTATGGGACTTATGCTTATAGGCTGCATCCAGATGCTGATTCTAATAATCTTTACCCGTTTTGCGTACGGAGTGAATTGGGGAGGCCCTGTTTACGGAATTGCTGTTGTAAGCTTTTGTGCCGTGTTTGCAAGCTCAGGATTTGGTATGTTTGTTGCAGCAGTAGGAAAGACAATGAAGGCAGCAAACGGAATGGGAACAATGGCTGTACAGGTATTTACCATTCTTGGAGGGGGAATGGTTCCAATTTATGTACTTCCTTCCTTTTTGAGAACCTTATCAAATGTAACACCAAATTGGCAGGCGATGGACGGATACTACAAACTTATGCAGGGAGTCCCATTTAGCGAGGTGATTCCAAATTGCTTGGTCCTTCTTTTGATGGGAGCAGTGTTCCTTACGATAGGAATTACCAAATTTAGAACGGTTTGA
- the plsY gene encoding glycerol-3-phosphate 1-O-acyltransferase PlsY has translation MVMDILKILSVFILGYLLGSLNSSLLVGKAYGIDVRNHGSGNAGATNTLRTLGKKAAVFVILGDALKGVLACTIGSLILGYDGLMVAGIGSIVGHNWPLYFKFKGGKGVLTSFAVALMIDWKVALVLFAIFVILVAIFRYISLGSIISASIFPIAAYIHKGEDKLYIAIAVIFAALIVLRHRSNIKRIVQGTESKFGKKKTA, from the coding sequence ATGGTAATGGATATTTTGAAGATTTTATCTGTGTTTATTTTGGGGTATCTTTTGGGAAGTCTGAACTCTTCTCTTTTAGTAGGAAAGGCTTACGGTATTGATGTGAGAAATCACGGCAGCGGAAATGCCGGTGCCACAAACACATTGCGTACTTTAGGCAAGAAAGCTGCAGTTTTTGTTATTTTAGGGGATGCTTTAAAAGGTGTTCTGGCATGTACAATAGGTAGTTTGATACTTGGGTATGATGGACTTATGGTAGCCGGAATCGGTTCAATTGTAGGGCACAACTGGCCGCTTTATTTTAAGTTTAAAGGCGGAAAGGGAGTATTGACCAGCTTTGCGGTTGCATTAATGATTGATTGGAAGGTTGCCTTGGTTCTGTTTGCTATATTTGTTATACTAGTGGCAATTTTCAGGTATATATCATTAGGATCTATCATAAGTGCTTCAATATTTCCTATAGCAGCTTATATACATAAGGGAGAGGACAAATTATATATAGCAATAGCAGTGATTTTTGCTGCACTTATAGTTTTAAGGCACAGGTCCAATATTAAAAGAATAGTTCAGGGGACTGAGTCCAAATTCGGGAAAAAGAAAACTGCATAA
- a CDS encoding ABC transporter permease — translation MMKILNIIKYDLIKMTRDKTALLFMVLLPCVMIFVFGNISFSGTSKIPSGIVNLDKEAISNELVKELKADKVISFEEYKEEDIIKDIEDSAIEMGFIIPSGFTKDILSGKTPVIKVIRLKDTENAMAAKRSVSNAMANVRNKDIIVDYFTKVLNLGSKTAGEFGKKVGENLEKPDLIQVINVKYEGKIQSKTNENKANITVGFMIMFVMMTIIFASAGVMLEEKKDNTWERLILTPTGSPVIFLGNILSTFIKGFIQVAFIVLFSKLLLNVNWGNSLLALIVLMAVFILCVTGIGMFLSTLVKTNSQLNAIASVVVTCTAMISGCYWPIELEPEFMQKTALVFPQYWAMKGMRSVIESGLGFEAIVQPILILFSIGVLFFAASVLKGGLRQKKI, via the coding sequence ATGATGAAAATATTAAATATTATTAAGTATGATCTTATAAAGATGACAAGGGATAAAACCGCATTGCTTTTTATGGTGCTGCTTCCCTGTGTAATGATTTTTGTATTTGGGAATATAAGCTTTTCAGGCACTTCAAAAATACCGTCTGGAATTGTAAACTTAGACAAAGAGGCCATTTCAAATGAACTGGTGAAGGAATTGAAAGCAGATAAGGTTATTTCCTTTGAAGAGTATAAAGAAGAAGATATTATAAAAGACATTGAAGATTCTGCGATAGAAATGGGGTTTATCATACCTTCAGGATTTACAAAGGATATTTTAAGCGGAAAAACTCCTGTGATAAAAGTAATAAGGCTAAAGGACACGGAAAATGCTATGGCAGCAAAACGTTCTGTGTCAAATGCTATGGCAAATGTAAGGAATAAAGATATTATTGTTGATTATTTTACAAAAGTCTTAAATTTAGGGAGTAAGACAGCCGGCGAATTTGGGAAAAAGGTAGGAGAAAACCTTGAAAAGCCTGACTTAATACAGGTTATAAACGTTAAATATGAAGGAAAGATCCAAAGTAAAACAAATGAAAATAAAGCCAATATAACTGTCGGATTTATGATAATGTTTGTAATGATGACAATTATATTTGCAAGTGCTGGTGTGATGCTTGAAGAGAAAAAGGATAACACATGGGAAAGGCTTATACTTACACCAACTGGGAGTCCTGTCATATTTCTAGGTAATATTCTTTCTACATTTATTAAGGGATTTATACAGGTGGCTTTTATAGTTCTCTTCAGTAAACTGTTATTAAATGTTAACTGGGGGAATTCACTTTTGGCTCTAATTGTTCTGATGGCTGTTTTTATACTTTGTGTCACCGGGATAGGAATGTTTTTATCAACCCTAGTTAAAACAAATTCCCAGCTAAATGCTATAGCGTCTGTTGTGGTTACATGCACTGCTATGATTTCCGGATGCTATTGGCCTATAGAGCTTGAGCCGGAGTTTATGCAGAAGACTGCTTTGGTGTTTCCTCAATATTGGGCTATGAAGGGTATGAGGAGTGTTATTGAGAGTGGATTGGGCTTTGAGGCCATTGTGCAGCCAATTTTGATACTTTTTTCAATAGGAGTATTATTTTTTGCAGCTAGTGTTTTAAAGGGTGGATTAAGGCAGAAAAAAATATAA